The region CGGACGGCGGCCCGCTGCTGGTGCTCACCTCCGGCGCGCACCGGGTTGACGTACCCCGGCTCGCCGCCGCGCTCGGCCTGACCACACTCAGGCGGGCCACCCCGGAGTTCGTCCGCGAGCACACCGGCCAACCGATCGGCGGCGTCGCCCCGGTCGGGCATCCGGGCCCGGTCCGTACCCTGGTCGACACCGCGCTCGACGAGTACACCGAGGTGTGGGCCGCCGGTGGGGTGCCGCAGGCGGTCTTCCCGACCACCTACGCCGAGCTGTTGCGGATCACCGGCGGCACCCCGGCCGAGGTGGCGTGAACCCGGTCCCCGAGTTGGTCACCCTGCACGTCTGGCGGATACCCCGCCGGGCGGTGCCACGTGCGCTGCTGCGGATGGCGGTCGACCGGCGCCGGCTGCGGGCCACCCCCGGCGTACGGTTCGCCAAGCTGCTCGGCACCGGAAGCGGGAGCAGCAGCGGGGGCGGGTTCGGGCCGGGCGATGCCGATCTGACCCGCTGGGCGGCGCTGGTGGTGTGGGCGGATCCGACACGGGCTGTCAGCTTCGACGACAGCCCGGTGGGTCGGGCCTGGGGTCGGATCGCGCTGGCAGCGGCCCGCCTCGACCTGCGCCCACTGGCCAGCCGGGGCCGCTGGGCCGGGGTCGAACCCTTCGGCACCCCGACCGGCCGGAACGACCCGACCGGCAAGAACGACCCGACCGGCAAGAACGACCCGACCGGCAAGAACGACCCGACCGGCAAGAACGACCCGACCGACGAGAACGACCCGACCGGCGGGCCGGTGCTGGCGCTGACCCGGGCCCGGCTGCGGCCGAGCCGTGCGGCGACGTTCTGGCGGGCCATTCCGGCGGTCGCCGCCACGCTGTCGGACACCCCCGGCCTGACCGCCCGGTTCGGCATCGGCGAGGCGCCGTTGGGCTGGCAGGGCACGGTCAGCGTGTGGCGCAGCAGCGCGGACCTGCTCGCCTTCGCGTACCGTCAGCCGGAGCACCGCAACGCGATCATGCGCACCCCGACCGAACGCTGGTACGCCGAGGAACTCTTCGCCCGGTTCGAGGTACGCGCGATGCGTGGCGACCGGTCCGTACTGGACTGGGCCGATCACGATGGTGACCCCCAATGACAATGGTCGAGCAGGGCGATGGCGACGGGCAGGACGTGACGGCGGTGGCGCAGTGAGGAGCGGACGGTCATGAGGCTGGTGCCGTGGCAGCCGGACGATCTCGTCCGGCGACTGGACGACGTGGTGACGGTCTACGGCGAGGCGATGGGCTACCGGGCCGAGTTGCTGGAGGCCCGCCGGGGCTACATCGCCACCCACGTACGCCGTCGTGGTTTCCGCGCGGTGGCCACCCTGGCCAACGACGGGCGGCTGGCCGGTTTCGGCTACGGCTACCACTCGTACTCGGGGCAGTGGTGGCATGACCAGGTGCACGCGGCGCTGCCCGACGACGCCCGCAAGACGTGGTTCACCGACTGCTTCGAGGTGGTCGAGTTGCACGTCCGGCCGGCGGCCCAGGGGCACGGGATCGGCGCCCGGCAGTTGACCGCCCTGCTGACCATGGCGCAGGCGAAGACCACATTGCTGTCCACCCCGGAGGCCGACGAGCGGCAGTCGCGGGCGTGGCGGCTCTACCGGCGGTTCGGGTTCGTCGACGTACTGCGCGACTTCCATTTTCCCGGTGACGAGCGCTCGTTCGCCGTACTCGGTCGGGAGTTGCCGCTGGATCCGCAACCGGGCCGGCGCGGTGGACCCGACGAGCCCGGTACGGCACCCGGATAGCCGGCCGGAGGATCGATTGAACCGGATCCGGCTGCCCTGGCTGCTGCTGGTCGTACTGGTGCTGGCGCAGATCGGCTACCCGCTCACGCAGGGACCGGACCGGGCCCGGCTGACGATCGCCACGGTGGTGCTCGGTTACCTGCTGTCGGTGGGCCACGCCCTGCTCAGCCGGGGCCCCCGGACCGCCGGCACGCTGATTGTGGTCACCACGGTCGGCGGTTGGGCGGTCGAGGCGCTGGGCGTGACGACCGGGTTTCCGTTCGGCGACTACGACTACTCCGGGTTGCTCGGCCCGAAGCTTCTCGGCGTACCGCTGGTTATTCCGCTGGCCTGGACCTGGATGGCGTGGCCGGCCTGGCTGGCGGCGGCCCGGCTGACCGGGTCGGGCGTCGGGCGGGTGGCGCTGGCCGGCGTCGGGCTGGCCGCCTGGGATCTTTTCCTGGATCCGCAGATGGTGGCCGAGGGTTACTGGACCTGGCGGCACCCGACCCCGGCCCTGCCCGGCGTTCCCGGCGTGCCGGTCGGCAACTACCTGGGCTGGCTGCTGGTCGCGGTGCTGCTGATGACCCTGCTGGCCCGGTTCGCCCCGACCGCGCCGAGGCTCGACGGCGTCGACGCCCCGATGCACGCGCTCTACCTCTGGACCTACGCCTCCAGCGTGCTCGCCCACGCGGTCTTCCTCGACCTGCCCGGCTCGGCCGGCTGGGGGGCGCTGGCCATGTCGGTGGTCGCGGTGCCACTGGCCGGCGCCCTGGCCCGCCCACACCTTACCCATCGGGTACGCGCATGAGCTGGGCCGGCGCCACCCCGGTCTGGATCGGCACCGTCGTCGTCGCCGGGCTGACCCTGCACAGCCTGGTCAACGCCACCCGCTGGCTGCGCCGGCCGCCGACCGGGGCCACCCTGCACGAACCCGTCTCGGTTCTGCTGCCGCTGCGCGACGAGGCCCACCGGCTCACCCCGTGCCTGCGCTCGTTGCTGGCCCAGCGAGGCGTCGCCGACCTGGAGATCGTGGTGCTGGACGACGGCTCCACCGACGGCACCGCCGACCTGGTCCGGGAGGTCGCCGCCGGTGACCCGCGACTGCGGCTGCTGACCGGGTCACCGCCACCGCCCGGCTGGCTCGGCAAGCCGTACGCCTGTCAGCAGCTCGCCGACGCCGCCGTACCCGCCTCGACGGCACTGGTGTTCGTCGACGCCGACGTGGTGCTCGCCCCGTACGCCGTGGCCGGTGCGGTGACCGAGTTGCGTACGGCACGGGCGGCGCTGCTCACCCCGTACCCCCGGATTGTGGCCGGGTCGATCGGTGAGCGGCTGGTCCAGCCGTTGTTGCAGTGGACCTGGCTGACCTTCCTGCCGCTGCGGTCGATGGAGCGTTCGCCACGGCCGTCGCTGGCCGCCGCCGGTGGGCAGTTCCTGGTGCTGGACCGGGACGGTTACCGGCGAGCCGGCGGGCACGCGGCGGTGGCCGGGCGGATCCTGGAGGACATCGAGCTGGCCCGCGCGGTCAAACGGGCCGGCGACAGGATCGCCCTCGCCGACGGCTCCGCCCTGGCCGAGTGCCGGATGTACGACTCCTGGGCGCAACTGCGCGACGGTTACACCAAGTCGCTGTGGGCGTCGTTCGGCTCACCGGTGGCCGCCAGCACCGTGCTGACCCTGCTTCTGCTGCTCTACACCGTGCCGCCGCTGCTCGCGGTCGGTGCGGCGGTCGCCGGGGCGGCGCCGCTGGCCTGGGCCGCGTTCTGCGCCTACCTGCTGGGTGTCGCGGGTCGGCTGGTCAGCGCGCGGGCCAGTGGTGGCCGGGCCTGGCCGGACGTTTTGACACACCCGCTCTCGGTCGCGCTGCTCGGTTGGCTGACCCTGCGGTCGTACCATCTGCACAGACGGCGACGCCTGTCCTGGCGTGGCCGACCGGTGCGCTGAGCGCCGCCGGGCGGGTCCCGGTCGGCCAACCACCGGTTCACGGCCCGCCGACGGCGGCCACCGGCGCTGTCGACCATGCCTGAGGAGGCGTACGGGGTGAGTCGAATCGTCGTTGTCGGCGCCGGGATCGGTGGGCTGGCCACGGCGGCCCGGTTGGCCGCCGCCGGGCACGAGGTCACCGTCTTCGAACGCGCCGACACCGTCGGCGGCAAACTCGGCCGGCACTCGCGGGACACCCCGGCCGGTACGTTCCACTTCGACACCGGCCCCAGCCTGCTCACCCTGCCCCAGGTC is a window of Micromonospora sp. NBC_01699 DNA encoding:
- a CDS encoding YbaK/EbsC family protein; the protein is MQLHANVRAVQDVLDRADARDGSGTPARVRILPEAVHTAAAAATALGIEVGQIANSLVFDADGGPLLVLTSGAHRVDVPRLAAALGLTTLRRATPEFVREHTGQPIGGVAPVGHPGPVRTLVDTALDEYTEVWAAGGVPQAVFPTTYAELLRITGGTPAEVA
- a CDS encoding monooxygenase; amino-acid sequence: MNPVPELVTLHVWRIPRRAVPRALLRMAVDRRRLRATPGVRFAKLLGTGSGSSSGGGFGPGDADLTRWAALVVWADPTRAVSFDDSPVGRAWGRIALAAARLDLRPLASRGRWAGVEPFGTPTGRNDPTGKNDPTGKNDPTGKNDPTGKNDPTDENDPTGGPVLALTRARLRPSRAATFWRAIPAVAATLSDTPGLTARFGIGEAPLGWQGTVSVWRSSADLLAFAYRQPEHRNAIMRTPTERWYAEELFARFEVRAMRGDRSVLDWADHDGDPQ
- a CDS encoding GNAT family N-acetyltransferase: MRLVPWQPDDLVRRLDDVVTVYGEAMGYRAELLEARRGYIATHVRRRGFRAVATLANDGRLAGFGYGYHSYSGQWWHDQVHAALPDDARKTWFTDCFEVVELHVRPAAQGHGIGARQLTALLTMAQAKTTLLSTPEADERQSRAWRLYRRFGFVDVLRDFHFPGDERSFAVLGRELPLDPQPGRRGGPDEPGTAPG
- a CDS encoding carotenoid biosynthesis protein, which produces MNRIRLPWLLLVVLVLAQIGYPLTQGPDRARLTIATVVLGYLLSVGHALLSRGPRTAGTLIVVTTVGGWAVEALGVTTGFPFGDYDYSGLLGPKLLGVPLVIPLAWTWMAWPAWLAAARLTGSGVGRVALAGVGLAAWDLFLDPQMVAEGYWTWRHPTPALPGVPGVPVGNYLGWLLVAVLLMTLLARFAPTAPRLDGVDAPMHALYLWTYASSVLAHAVFLDLPGSAGWGALAMSVVAVPLAGALARPHLTHRVRA
- a CDS encoding glycosyltransferase, coding for MSWAGATPVWIGTVVVAGLTLHSLVNATRWLRRPPTGATLHEPVSVLLPLRDEAHRLTPCLRSLLAQRGVADLEIVVLDDGSTDGTADLVREVAAGDPRLRLLTGSPPPPGWLGKPYACQQLADAAVPASTALVFVDADVVLAPYAVAGAVTELRTARAALLTPYPRIVAGSIGERLVQPLLQWTWLTFLPLRSMERSPRPSLAAAGGQFLVLDRDGYRRAGGHAAVAGRILEDIELARAVKRAGDRIALADGSALAECRMYDSWAQLRDGYTKSLWASFGSPVAASTVLTLLLLLYTVPPLLAVGAAVAGAAPLAWAAFCAYLLGVAGRLVSARASGGRAWPDVLTHPLSVALLGWLTLRSYHLHRRRRLSWRGRPVR